The Lycium ferocissimum isolate CSIRO_LF1 chromosome 1, AGI_CSIRO_Lferr_CH_V1, whole genome shotgun sequence genome includes a region encoding these proteins:
- the LOC132061539 gene encoding putative F-box protein At3g25460 has product MSKGNLLKKIKGSPIEKDTFVLPYDILFEILIKVQVASLLRFKSISKSWNALISDVVFTKAHRDLSKMLGCEKLLLRRSTGEFDFVNLKNSNKITIEKQLFPPKGFLGANVLCSCDGLVLLKKPKAYKKFVLWNPSSGEHRILECPYMKPHGYTYLYACGLCYDSTTNDYKVILIYWLFYAMYSTSKDSWTTKTTPRVLQQCLYESELALNSRSYMCSQGIANKNRVYWSVNQKLNYNVRKTCAFIDFDVTLDEFKEFPIPTSTSDHENFFRLSTLKGRLSAYGGNGYFNELNIWIMKQDGWKWLMSICNIPTFYSEPSFSNYKLLCCTENDDLIFQGPKHHILSIYCTKQKQFVSTTYISNHLEYVFCPVDPICLDSLYFPKLNVTRKRKRRSTPSE; this is encoded by the coding sequence ATGTCAAAGGGAAACTTACTAAAGAAGATCAAGGGGAGCCCTATCGAAAAGGATACATTTGTTCTTCCATATGATATCCTTTTCGAAATCCTTATTAAGGTACAAGTTGCATCTCTGTTACGTTTTAAATCTATTTCTAAATCATGGAACGCTTTAATTTCTGATGTTGTATTCACGAAAGCTCACCGTGATCTATCCAAAATGCTAGGATGTGAAAAACTTTTGTTAAGAAGAAGTACTGGCGAGTTCGACTTTGTAAACTTgaaaaatagtaataaaattACAATAGAAAAGCAACTATTTCCTCCAAAAGGATTCCTAGGTGCTAATGTCTTATGCTCATGTGATGGCTTGGTACTATTGAAGAAACCTAAGGCTTATAAGAAATTTGTTTTGTGGAATCCATCATCTGGAGAACACCGGATTCTTGAGTGTCCATATATGAAACCTCATGGATACACATATCTTTATGCTTGTGGGTTGTGTTATGATTCTACCACCAATGATTACAAGGTTATATTGATTTATTGGTTATTTTATGCTATGTACTCTACGAGTAAGGATTCTTGGACGACGAAAACTACTCCCCGTGTATTACAACAATGTCTCTATGAGTCtgaactagcacttaattcaaGATCATATATGTGCAGTCAGGGAATTGCCAATAAAAATCGTGTATATTGGTCTGTGAATCAGAAACTTAACTATAATGTACGTAAAACTTGTGCATTCATAGACTTTGACGTGACGTTGGACGAATTTAAAGAGTTTCCGATACCAACTTCTACCAGTGACCATGAGAACTTTTTTCGTTTGTCTACTTTGAAAGGTCGCCTTAGTGCATACGGCGGCAACGGTTATTTTAATGAGTTGAACATCTGGATCATGAAACAAGATGGCTGGAAATGGTTAATGAGCATTTGCAACATACCAACCTTTTATTCTGAGCCTTCTTTCAGTAATTATAAGCTTTTGTGTTGCACGGAGAATGATGACCTTATCTTTCAAGGACCAAAGCATCACATTCTTTCCATCTATTGTACTAAACAAAAACAATTTGTTAGTACAACTTATATATCAAATCATCTCGAGTATGTGTTTTGTCCTGTAGATCCAATATGTTTGGATAGCTTATATTTTCCCAAGCTCAATGTCACGCGTAAGAGGAAACGACGCAGTACTCCATCAGAATGA